In Arthrobacter alpinus, a single window of DNA contains:
- a CDS encoding alpha/beta hydrolase yields the protein MTIELPYQPLPIDQSSVRYQHGPNSIQQQGVPVGTVVEFEWNHSTLYPGTSRKFWVHVPQQYCPGEPTSLMVFQDGWLYLDPEGEVRGGIVLDNLIHSGDIPVTISIFLNPGIFPESEQPKNRNTEYDAFDGRYVDFLLTEIIPQVTERYSVSEDPETWGICGGSSGGNCAFTAAWLRPDKFRRVIGFLPSFAQIPNGNPYPELIPNTTTKPLRIFMQAGHRDLHWNEPDRNWLSNNLRVTAALAEAGYDFRLVLGDGGHSPNHGGVLLPDALRWLWRWQPKQARPRGVLRMEPSCFVSRSELLGFLR from the coding sequence GTGACTATCGAACTGCCGTACCAACCACTGCCGATTGACCAATCCTCCGTGCGATACCAACATGGGCCGAACTCAATTCAGCAGCAGGGAGTCCCAGTCGGTACCGTCGTCGAGTTTGAATGGAACCACAGCACGCTCTACCCAGGCACCTCTCGGAAGTTCTGGGTCCATGTCCCGCAGCAGTATTGTCCGGGCGAGCCGACTTCACTGATGGTGTTCCAGGACGGTTGGCTCTACCTCGATCCCGAGGGAGAGGTCCGTGGCGGAATTGTCTTGGACAACCTCATCCACTCCGGCGACATCCCAGTCACCATCAGTATCTTCCTCAACCCGGGAATCTTCCCCGAGTCGGAACAGCCGAAGAACCGCAACACTGAATATGACGCTTTCGATGGCAGGTACGTCGACTTTCTACTCACCGAGATCATCCCGCAAGTCACCGAGCGCTACTCCGTCTCCGAAGACCCAGAAACCTGGGGAATTTGCGGTGGGAGCAGTGGGGGCAATTGTGCCTTCACTGCCGCGTGGCTGCGCCCAGACAAGTTCCGCCGCGTCATCGGATTCCTACCGAGCTTTGCACAGATACCCAACGGAAATCCATACCCCGAACTAATCCCGAACACGACCACCAAACCGCTCCGCATCTTCATGCAGGCCGGTCACCGTGACCTGCACTGGAACGAACCAGACCGAAACTGGCTTTCAAATAACCTTCGCGTCACAGCGGCCCTTGCAGAGGCAGGCTACGACTTCCGCCTCGTCCTCGGGGACGGCGGCCACAGCCCCAACCACGGCGGTGTCCTGTTGCCAGACGCCCTCCGCTGGCTATGGAGGTGGCAGCCCAAGCAGGCTCGGCCCCGTGGAGTCCTCCGAATGGAACCCTCATGTTTTGTGTCCCGCTCAGAGTTGCTTGGGTTCTTGCGGTGA
- a CDS encoding helix-turn-helix transcriptional regulator encodes MAECTRTCRCFQHTIKPKSPVGIVHSRPRQEGTHPWRVAELLDWSQRRFTRRMLQEFGYAYLTLARIDRAKRACALLKEGSSLIDAAAIAGYADQPHLSREFQRLVGVSPGQFLSSSAQ; translated from the coding sequence ATGGCCGAATGCACCAGAACTTGTCGCTGCTTTCAGCACACAATCAAGCCAAAGTCGCCCGTGGGCATCGTTCATTCACGGCCACGCCAGGAGGGCACACACCCGTGGCGAGTAGCCGAATTACTGGACTGGTCGCAGCGTAGGTTCACACGCCGAATGCTCCAAGAATTTGGGTATGCCTATCTAACGCTGGCACGCATTGATCGTGCAAAACGCGCGTGTGCGCTGTTGAAAGAAGGATCCAGCCTGATCGACGCCGCTGCGATTGCCGGGTATGCCGACCAGCCACATCTCTCCCGAGAGTTCCAGCGACTAGTCGGCGTCAGCCCGGGTCAGTTCTTGTCAAGCTCCGCGCAGTGA
- a CDS encoding LysR family transcriptional regulator, whose protein sequence is MELRLLRSFIAVADSRNFGAAARSLSTTQPSLTKQIQVLERQTGSVLFTRGRHGAALTPAGKALLVDALELVRRADALDHRMMRIAAGTEGVLNVGFGMSAIDIAPRAVADFRASHPGIDVGLEDMSSSAQFAAISAGTLSIGFVRLPAPPAIATRTIRRDQLALAVPIGEENPKLNRESLRNWLDSRALIRLVPERGPGLASQIKQLFADLGCSPSFLYETSDLLTVLALVAAGAGSSLVPASTSAIIPEGVLLIPLDFESATWNIGAAWLRESKDPLIPLFLESVRVPRESATPRASLTDVRG, encoded by the coding sequence ATGGAATTACGACTGTTGCGCTCGTTCATTGCTGTTGCCGATAGTCGGAACTTCGGAGCCGCAGCGAGATCACTGTCGACAACCCAGCCGTCCCTCACCAAGCAAATTCAGGTCTTGGAACGGCAGACAGGAAGCGTTCTCTTTACCCGAGGTCGTCATGGTGCGGCATTGACACCGGCAGGGAAGGCGTTGCTGGTCGATGCACTTGAACTGGTCCGCAGAGCAGATGCGCTGGATCATCGAATGATGCGTATTGCGGCGGGAACAGAGGGCGTTCTGAATGTGGGGTTCGGCATGTCGGCGATCGACATTGCACCCCGCGCGGTGGCCGACTTCCGTGCCAGCCATCCCGGGATCGACGTCGGACTCGAGGACATGTCCTCATCCGCGCAGTTTGCTGCCATCAGTGCCGGGACCCTCAGTATTGGATTTGTTCGCCTGCCAGCACCGCCGGCCATCGCGACGCGCACAATTCGCCGCGATCAACTGGCTCTAGCAGTCCCAATCGGCGAGGAAAATCCGAAGCTGAATCGCGAATCCCTGCGAAATTGGCTCGATTCCCGTGCTCTGATCCGCCTTGTACCCGAGCGTGGCCCCGGTCTGGCATCCCAAATCAAACAATTGTTCGCCGATTTGGGTTGCAGCCCGAGTTTTTTGTACGAGACATCCGACTTGCTGACCGTGCTGGCGCTCGTTGCTGCTGGTGCGGGTTCATCCCTGGTCCCGGCCAGTACGTCAGCGATCATTCCCGAAGGGGTGCTGTTGATTCCGCTCGATTTTGAATCAGCGACCTGGAATATCGGAGCCGCGTGGCTGAGGGAAAGCAAGGATCCGCTGATTCCCCTCTTCCTTGAGTCAGTACGAGTACCACGCGAAAGTGCCACTCCGAGGGCCAGCCTGACAGACGTTCGGGGTTGA
- a CDS encoding VOC family protein, protein MAFYRKLGVHIADDQANAPHVDGKLDDGTVLAWDTVETIRGFDAAYISPIGGHHIALAFDKGSPAAVDTAFAELIEAGYTSHVDPWDAHWGQHYATLLDPDGNSVDHCAELDKN, encoded by the coding sequence TTGGCATTCTACCGAAAGCTAGGCGTGCACATTGCGGATGATCAAGCTAACGCACCGCATGTCGATGGGAAACTGGACGACGGAACTGTCTTGGCGTGGGACACCGTAGAGACCATACGTGGCTTCGATGCCGCCTACATCTCACCCATCGGAGGCCACCACATCGCCTTGGCTTTCGACAAGGGCAGCCCTGCCGCTGTTGATACTGCTTTCGCGGAGCTGATCGAGGCTGGGTACACCTCGCATGTTGATCCGTGGGACGCGCATTGGGGGCAACACTACGCCACGCTTCTTGACCCCGACGGCAATTCCGTTGATCACTGCGCGGAGCTTGACAAGAACTGA
- a CDS encoding response regulator transcription factor: protein MESLRIALVDDYEIVLRGLEMMLRSYGDTVEVVELDLNRNVDTPVHLTLYDTFAATPGDGADVHELASNPLAGKVIVYSWDLDETRVQAALANGASGYLSKGLPAARLVSALHEIHRGEGKVFPGPSGQAKSSLGDWPGREEGLTQREAEVLALITQGLNNAEIADRARLSINTVKTFIRSCYRRIGVTDRSNAILWGLEHGFIPDHKRVNPRG, encoded by the coding sequence ATGGAAAGCCTTCGCATCGCCCTGGTGGATGACTATGAAATTGTGCTTCGCGGGCTGGAGATGATGCTTCGTTCTTACGGGGACACGGTGGAGGTAGTCGAACTGGACCTCAACCGTAATGTGGATACACCTGTCCACCTCACGCTCTACGATACTTTTGCCGCGACCCCAGGAGACGGCGCGGACGTCCACGAACTGGCTAGCAATCCGCTGGCTGGCAAAGTCATTGTCTATTCCTGGGATCTCGATGAAACAAGGGTCCAAGCGGCACTGGCGAACGGAGCCAGCGGATATCTTTCTAAAGGCTTGCCCGCAGCCCGACTGGTCAGTGCACTCCACGAAATCCACCGGGGAGAAGGCAAGGTTTTCCCAGGACCCAGTGGCCAAGCGAAATCCAGCCTGGGCGATTGGCCAGGCCGCGAAGAAGGCCTCACTCAACGGGAGGCCGAGGTGCTGGCACTGATCACTCAAGGTTTGAATAATGCCGAGATCGCCGACAGGGCTCGGTTATCAATCAACACCGTCAAGACCTTCATCCGCAGCTGCTACCGCCGCATCGGGGTAACTGACCGCTCCAACGCCATCCTCTGGGGCCTTGAACACGGTTTCATTCCTGACCATAAACGCGTTAATCCGCGCGGATGA
- a CDS encoding phospholipase D-like domain-containing protein → MDQASPSPAVEAAKKTVLRTAVAVAAVQGTVITGLVVWDAVKRRSRSKRTGFPHPGTFHSTIAESNIKLYTYGADLYTDMLESIRGAKKQIFIETFIWKNDEAGLQFKDALNEAAERGVEVYIIYDVFANLVVPGAFFKFHPAIHVYGFPMFRPSLLLGTIRSTSLDHRKLLIVDDETGFVGGYNIGSLYATEWRDTHLRVTGTSVWDIRNAFVSVWNRQFPGRNPKIPHTTPGTWESRIRAINNIPASLVYPIRGIYLDAIGRAEKHIYITMAYFIPDQQILRALLEASERGVDVRVILPRDSNHVLSDWLSRGFYRSLLDSGVRILLYRDAMIHAKTATIDGQWSTIGTANIDRLSLTGNYETNLEIHDEAFATNMEDVFDVDSRNSHELTLEEWSTRPWIARFSESVIIPLRPFL, encoded by the coding sequence ATGGATCAAGCGTCGCCCAGTCCTGCCGTAGAGGCAGCCAAAAAAACCGTCCTGAGGACCGCCGTTGCGGTTGCAGCCGTTCAAGGCACCGTGATAACCGGCCTTGTTGTCTGGGATGCGGTCAAGCGCCGGTCCCGGTCCAAACGAACCGGGTTCCCCCATCCAGGCACTTTTCACAGCACTATCGCCGAGTCAAACATCAAGCTGTACACCTACGGCGCTGACCTATATACCGACATGCTCGAGTCGATCCGCGGTGCCAAGAAACAGATTTTTATCGAAACCTTCATCTGGAAAAACGATGAAGCCGGTCTCCAGTTCAAGGACGCACTGAACGAAGCTGCAGAGCGCGGCGTAGAGGTCTACATCATCTATGACGTCTTTGCCAACCTCGTGGTTCCTGGCGCGTTTTTCAAGTTCCATCCGGCCATCCACGTCTATGGATTCCCCATGTTTCGACCCTCGCTACTGCTAGGCACCATCCGCTCCACAAGTTTGGATCACCGCAAGCTGCTCATTGTCGACGACGAAACAGGTTTTGTGGGCGGCTACAACATTGGCTCGCTCTATGCCACCGAATGGCGCGATACCCATCTCCGCGTCACCGGGACATCCGTATGGGATATCCGCAACGCTTTCGTCTCGGTATGGAACCGCCAATTTCCCGGTCGAAACCCGAAAATTCCCCACACGACGCCCGGGACCTGGGAGTCCAGGATTCGAGCCATCAACAATATTCCAGCAAGCCTGGTATACCCGATCCGGGGAATCTACCTTGACGCGATCGGCCGAGCCGAGAAACATATTTACATCACGATGGCCTATTTCATTCCCGACCAGCAGATCCTCAGGGCCCTACTCGAAGCAAGCGAACGCGGAGTGGATGTTCGAGTGATCCTACCCCGCGATTCCAACCATGTTCTTTCCGACTGGCTGTCGCGCGGCTTCTACAGGTCCTTGTTAGATTCTGGTGTCCGGATCTTGCTCTACCGTGACGCCATGATTCACGCGAAAACTGCCACCATCGACGGCCAGTGGTCAACCATCGGCACAGCAAATATTGACCGCCTGAGTTTGACCGGCAACTACGAAACCAATCTCGAAATCCACGACGAGGCCTTCGCCACCAACATGGAGGACGTCTTCGACGTTGACAGTCGCAACAGCCACGAACTCACGCTGGAGGAATGGAGCACCCGTCCCTGGATAGCACGATTCAGTGAATCCGTCATCATCCCCTTACGCCCATTCCTTTAG